The following proteins are encoded in a genomic region of Dyadobacter sp. UC 10:
- a CDS encoding DedA family protein, whose protein sequence is MEILNQIVDIFLHLDQHLGRIIEEYGALTYIILFMIIFVETGVVVMPFLPGDSLLFAAGMMAAKYSESLNIWLIIGLLLIAAILGDTCNYLLGKRFGATALQMRISGRHIIKPEHVAHTHSFYEKYGPSTIVIARFVPIVRTLAPFVAGIGVMDYRIFFKYNVIGGILWVFSLTLAGYFLGSIPLVRDNFEKVIMGIILLSVLPIIWQLVKKNLSPA, encoded by the coding sequence ATGGAAATACTGAATCAAATAGTCGACATTTTTTTACACCTGGACCAGCACCTGGGCCGGATTATTGAAGAGTATGGGGCTTTGACCTACATCATCCTGTTTATGATCATATTCGTCGAAACGGGTGTGGTAGTAATGCCTTTTTTACCGGGCGACTCATTGCTTTTTGCGGCAGGAATGATGGCTGCGAAGTACTCGGAGTCGCTCAATATCTGGCTGATCATCGGGCTGCTTCTGATTGCGGCCATCCTGGGGGATACTTGTAACTATTTGCTGGGAAAACGGTTTGGCGCGACCGCACTCCAGATGCGCATTTCCGGAAGACATATAATCAAACCCGAGCATGTGGCGCATACGCACAGCTTTTATGAGAAATACGGGCCATCGACCATTGTCATAGCGCGTTTTGTACCGATTGTGCGGACACTGGCGCCGTTTGTGGCAGGTATAGGTGTGATGGACTACCGTATTTTTTTCAAATACAATGTGATCGGGGGAATACTCTGGGTTTTCAGCCTGACGCTGGCCGGCTATTTTCTGGGCAGTATCCCACTGGTCAGGGACAATTTTGAAAAAGTGATCATGGGCATCATTCTCTTGTCCGTTTTACCGATAATCTGGCAGCTTGTAAAGAAAAATCTCAGTCCTGCCTGA
- a CDS encoding GreA/GreB family elongation factor gives MDNQKNHVILCEDDFRMLKQFAENFSGSNVNEMSLSYELNRAIVVENDELPAKSIRLNSQVIVRELATNKVLEFSIVMPAYADIREKKISVLTPMGAALIGLCKGETVEWKMPAGLKKFEVLDVIQNAAQYDQA, from the coding sequence ATGGATAATCAAAAAAACCACGTCATACTTTGCGAAGACGACTTCCGTATGCTGAAACAGTTTGCCGAAAATTTTTCAGGCAGTAATGTGAATGAAATGTCCCTTTCCTATGAGCTCAACAGGGCGATCGTCGTTGAAAATGACGAATTGCCAGCAAAGAGTATCCGCCTCAATTCCCAGGTTATTGTGCGGGAACTCGCTACCAACAAGGTACTGGAGTTCTCGATCGTAATGCCTGCTTACGCTGATATCCGTGAAAAGAAAATATCGGTACTGACCCCGATGGGCGCCGCGCTGATCGGGCTTTGCAAGGGAGAAACAGTGGAATGGAAAATGCCTGCCGGCCTGAAAAAATTTGAAGTACTCGATGTAATTCAAAATGCAGCGCAATACGACCAGGCCTAG
- a CDS encoding calcium:proton antiporter, which translates to MKSKFSLPLWSMVSPVIAWVLYYLNTFFEFGGAYEMLLAVALISVVLAAVHHAEVIAHRVGEPAGTLVLAVAITIIEVALIVSLMLAGGAETAALARDTVFAAIMIILTGIIGLCLLVGGFKYQEQHFGRFGVSAALVTLSAISVLTLVLPNYTTSMPGPVYNTSQLIFVAVISLVLYGTFVMVQTVRHRAYFLPEDIDTKSEIHVDPPTNKVTTLSTVLLLVCLVAVVLLAKMLAPTIEKGVVDLGAPESLVGVIVAAVILLPEGMAALRAAKKNKLQISLNLALGSALASIGLTIPVVAVVSIVTGLNITLGIDTKSTLLLILSLFTVVLTFGTGRTTIMQGVVLLVLFAVYLFTTIVP; encoded by the coding sequence ATGAAATCAAAATTTTCTCTTCCGCTCTGGTCAATGGTCAGCCCCGTAATTGCCTGGGTGCTTTATTATCTCAATACATTCTTTGAGTTCGGCGGTGCGTACGAGATGCTGCTTGCCGTCGCCCTTATCTCCGTAGTTTTAGCTGCAGTGCATCATGCAGAAGTAATCGCCCACCGCGTAGGTGAACCCGCCGGGACACTGGTCCTGGCCGTTGCCATTACCATTATCGAAGTGGCATTGATAGTATCTCTCATGCTCGCAGGCGGGGCCGAAACTGCAGCGCTGGCGCGGGATACCGTATTTGCGGCAATTATGATCATTTTGACAGGCATCATCGGATTATGCCTGCTAGTGGGTGGATTTAAATACCAGGAGCAACATTTCGGCAGGTTCGGGGTCAGCGCCGCGCTTGTGACGCTTTCCGCCATATCGGTCCTCACGCTGGTATTGCCCAATTACACGACCAGCATGCCAGGTCCGGTGTATAATACCAGCCAGCTGATTTTTGTTGCTGTCATTTCCCTGGTGCTATACGGTACTTTTGTGATGGTACAAACGGTCAGGCACCGGGCTTATTTCCTGCCAGAAGATATTGACACCAAATCAGAAATCCACGTCGACCCTCCTACCAACAAAGTAACCACGCTGAGTACAGTTTTGCTGCTGGTTTGTCTTGTCGCGGTGGTTTTGCTTGCTAAAATGCTGGCCCCTACCATTGAAAAAGGAGTAGTAGACCTGGGAGCGCCTGAATCGCTGGTGGGCGTAATCGTTGCAGCTGTGATCCTGCTTCCCGAAGGAATGGCGGCGCTCAGGGCGGCAAAGAAAAATAAACTGCAGATCAGCCTGAATCTCGCATTGGGATCGGCCCTGGCAAGTATCGGGCTTACTATTCCCGTGGTGGCGGTTGTCTCGATCGTTACCGGATTAAACATCACATTGGGTATTGATACCAAATCTACTCTCCTGCTTATCCTGTCCCTTTTTACCGTCGTCCTCACTTTCGGTACAGGTCGTACCACTATTATGCAGGGCGTTGTATTACTGGTCCTGTTTGCTGTTTACCTGTTTACGACCATCGTACCGTAA
- a CDS encoding winged helix-turn-helix transcriptional regulator: protein MRKESSTNLENETLINANCGIAYAINLIGGRWKVPVMARLMRGTMRYNELRKDLPMVSERILILQLREMEKDGLISRKVYPEVPPKVEYSLTTLGLSLGPVFDYLSEWGEKNRPD from the coding sequence ATGAGAAAAGAGAGCTCAACAAACCTGGAAAACGAAACACTCATTAACGCGAATTGCGGCATTGCTTACGCGATCAACCTGATCGGTGGCCGGTGGAAAGTACCAGTCATGGCGCGGCTGATGCGCGGAACCATGCGTTACAACGAGCTGAGAAAAGACCTGCCGATGGTTTCGGAAAGGATTCTGATCCTGCAACTTAGAGAAATGGAAAAAGACGGGCTCATTAGCCGGAAGGTATATCCGGAAGTCCCGCCGAAAGTAGAGTACAGCCTTACCACGCTCGGTCTGAGCCTGGGCCCGGTGTTCGATTATTTGTCAGAATGGGGAGAGAAGAACCGGCCCGATTGA
- a CDS encoding ATP-binding cassette domain-containing protein, whose protein sequence is MNRFQEYIEIRGARENNLKNVSLSIPKRKITIFTGVSGSGKSSIVFDTIATEAQRQLNENFSMFIRNFLPKYAQPHADAIENLSMAIVVDQRRLGGNSHSTMGTITDISPVLRLLFSRIGDPHIGNSNAFSFNDPQGMCSECNGLGRKMGVLTDSFLDMDKSLNEGAVQVPVFAAWEKSSYASSGFFDNDKKLSDFTEEEMDLLLYGKNLKYKLQIGGGTMNATYLGIIEKFERSYIKRDLKTLSERTQKMVAPYIALKPCPACKGARLSQAALGCRIKGMNIAEMSALEVSTLLSLINDIKDPVAASMVATLSERLQHLVDIGLDYLSLDRETSTLSGGESQRVKMVKHLSSSLIDVMYIFDEPSVGLHPRDVHRLNELLRKLRDKGNTVIVVEHDPDVIKVADHIVDVGPHAGSKGGNIVFEGTFDELVRADTLTGRHIKQSLPVKQHSRKSSGKLPVQKANVNNLQNVSVDIPEGVLTVVTGVAGSGKSSLINHVFLKQHPKAIVIDQSAVGTSTRSNPATYTGVMDDVRKAFAKENGVSASLFSFNSQGACENCQGLGVIYTDLAFLDGIKTTCEICEGKRFKEEVLAYKLDGKSISDVLELTVLQSLDYFKQKDIRNKLQAMSDVGLDYLTLGQPLSTLSGGECQRIKLASELHKKSGIYVLDEPTTGLHMSDITHLLAIMNRLVDSGNTMIVIEHNLDVIKNADWIIDMGPDGGTKGGAVVFEGTPTQLLGAEGSITSLYLRGATTAQNGREK, encoded by the coding sequence ATGAATAGGTTTCAGGAGTACATTGAAATTCGTGGAGCACGTGAGAATAATCTCAAAAATGTATCATTGAGTATCCCGAAACGGAAGATTACCATCTTCACGGGCGTTTCAGGTTCCGGCAAATCCTCCATTGTTTTTGACACAATAGCCACCGAGGCACAACGGCAGCTCAATGAGAATTTCAGCATGTTTATCCGCAACTTTTTGCCTAAATACGCCCAGCCACATGCCGACGCGATCGAAAATCTGAGTATGGCCATCGTGGTGGACCAAAGGCGGCTCGGCGGAAATTCGCATTCCACAATGGGGACGATCACGGACATTTCGCCTGTGCTCCGTCTGCTTTTTTCAAGGATCGGCGACCCGCATATTGGTAATTCAAATGCATTTTCATTCAACGATCCGCAGGGTATGTGCAGCGAATGTAATGGATTGGGAAGGAAAATGGGGGTATTGACCGACTCTTTTCTGGACATGGACAAGTCGCTGAACGAAGGTGCGGTACAGGTTCCGGTATTTGCTGCCTGGGAAAAAAGCAGTTACGCTAGTTCCGGTTTTTTTGACAATGATAAAAAGCTGTCGGACTTTACCGAGGAAGAAATGGACCTGCTGCTGTACGGCAAGAATCTGAAGTACAAGCTGCAGATCGGTGGCGGTACGATGAATGCGACTTACCTGGGGATTATTGAAAAATTTGAAAGGTCGTATATCAAAAGGGATCTTAAAACACTTTCGGAACGCACCCAAAAAATGGTCGCTCCCTATATTGCCCTGAAACCTTGCCCAGCGTGTAAAGGTGCGAGGCTAAGCCAGGCTGCTTTGGGTTGTAGGATAAAAGGGATGAATATTGCCGAAATGTCGGCACTGGAAGTTTCAACTTTGCTTTCGCTGATTAATGATATCAAGGATCCGGTAGCAGCTTCGATGGTGGCAACTCTGTCGGAGAGGCTGCAGCATTTGGTGGATATTGGCCTGGATTACCTGAGCCTGGATAGGGAAACGAGTACATTATCCGGTGGAGAATCCCAGCGGGTAAAAATGGTCAAGCATTTGAGCAGCAGCCTGATAGATGTCATGTATATCTTCGATGAGCCGAGCGTAGGCTTACATCCGAGGGACGTGCACCGGCTGAATGAGCTGTTGCGGAAACTCCGCGACAAGGGTAATACCGTGATTGTAGTCGAGCATGATCCGGACGTGATCAAAGTGGCCGATCATATTGTGGACGTAGGTCCGCACGCCGGAAGCAAGGGTGGGAATATCGTTTTTGAAGGCACATTTGACGAACTGGTGCGAGCCGACACACTTACAGGGCGGCACATCAAACAGTCGCTGCCGGTCAAGCAGCACAGCAGAAAGTCATCAGGCAAGTTACCGGTACAGAAGGCGAATGTGAACAATCTGCAGAATGTGAGTGTGGATATTCCCGAAGGCGTACTTACGGTGGTGACAGGTGTGGCCGGTTCGGGAAAAAGCTCACTGATCAATCACGTATTTTTGAAACAACACCCCAAAGCAATCGTGATCGATCAATCGGCCGTGGGGACTTCCACCCGCTCCAACCCGGCAACTTACACGGGCGTAATGGATGATGTGCGGAAGGCTTTTGCCAAAGAAAACGGGGTCAGTGCGTCGTTGTTCAGCTTCAATTCGCAGGGAGCCTGCGAAAACTGCCAGGGGCTTGGGGTAATCTACACAGACCTCGCGTTTCTGGACGGGATCAAAACAACTTGCGAAATCTGCGAAGGCAAGCGGTTTAAAGAAGAAGTGCTCGCTTACAAGCTCGATGGTAAATCAATTTCAGATGTACTTGAACTGACTGTTTTGCAGTCCCTCGATTACTTTAAACAAAAAGATATCAGAAACAAGTTGCAGGCTATGAGCGACGTGGGACTGGATTACCTGACATTGGGGCAGCCGCTCAGTACCTTGTCAGGAGGTGAATGTCAGCGAATCAAGCTTGCCAGCGAGTTGCATAAGAAAAGCGGCATTTATGTGCTTGACGAGCCTACCACAGGTCTGCATATGTCGGATATTACGCACCTGCTTGCGATTATGAACCGGCTGGTCGATTCGGGCAATACCATGATCGTCATCGAGCACAATCTCGATGTGATCAAGAATGCAGACTGGATCATTGATATGGGCCCGGACGGGGGAACAAAGGGAGGAGCAGTAGTATTTGAAGGAACCCCGACACAATTACTGGGTGCCGAAGGTTCTATTACAAGCTTGTACCTGAGAGGCGCAACCACGGCGCAAAATGGCAGGGAGAAATGA
- a CDS encoding DoxX family protein, producing MSKRNKIIYWIATIWLSLGMVSTGIVQLIPIEEEVDMMAHLGYPLYFLTIIGVWKLLGVVAVLIPRFPLVKEWAYAGFFFVMSGAVCSHIAAGDAAKDFFGPVLLIVLTFVSWYFRPSDRKLVTLN from the coding sequence ATGTCAAAGAGAAATAAAATCATTTATTGGATTGCAACAATCTGGCTTTCATTGGGAATGGTTTCGACCGGAATTGTTCAATTGATTCCCATAGAAGAAGAAGTGGATATGATGGCGCATCTGGGTTATCCGCTTTATTTTTTAACGATTATCGGTGTCTGGAAACTGCTCGGAGTTGTCGCAGTACTTATTCCCAGGTTTCCATTGGTAAAAGAATGGGCCTATGCGGGATTTTTCTTTGTCATGTCAGGCGCGGTGTGCTCGCATATTGCGGCCGGCGACGCTGCGAAAGATTTTTTCGGGCCGGTATTGTTAATTGTTCTGACCTTCGTGTCCTGGTATTTCCGGCCTTCGGACAGGAAACTGGTCACTTTAAACTAA
- a CDS encoding ArsR/SmtB family transcription factor produces the protein MNLRRDVFQAIADPTRRAILILLTSQGMTAGAIASNFETARPTVSKHLQILTECELLQQEQSGREVYYHLNAKKMKEIADFIEPFRNMWDDRFNKLEAIMKSYKLGD, from the coding sequence ATGAATTTAAGAAGAGACGTTTTTCAAGCCATCGCCGACCCCACCAGGAGGGCAATTTTGATACTCCTGACGTCGCAGGGCATGACAGCAGGCGCAATTGCGTCCAATTTCGAAACGGCAAGACCTACCGTTTCAAAACATTTGCAGATACTTACGGAATGCGAGTTGCTTCAACAGGAACAAAGCGGCCGGGAAGTCTACTACCACCTTAATGCAAAAAAGATGAAGGAAATAGCCGATTTCATCGAACCATTCCGCAACATGTGGGACGATCGTTTCAATAAACTGGAAGCGATCATGAAGAGTTATAAATTAGGAGACTAG
- a CDS encoding maltose acetyltransferase domain-containing protein codes for MKTEKQKMLDGALYIALDPELTEERTRTRLLLLELNNGREDEPEKRADLLKQLIPNAGTDLWLQPPFYCDYGSNIIFGDRVFFNFNCVVLDVTYVRIGSRTLFGPNVQIYTATHPIDPVTRASGVEFAKPITIGEDVWVGGSAVINPGVTIGDRTIIGAGSVVTKDIPADVFAAGNPCRVIRSLLQD; via the coding sequence ATGAAAACAGAAAAGCAAAAAATGCTGGACGGAGCGTTGTACATCGCTCTTGATCCTGAGCTAACAGAGGAAAGAACGCGGACGCGCCTGCTGCTGCTGGAACTAAATAACGGCCGCGAAGATGAGCCCGAAAAAAGAGCTGACCTATTGAAGCAACTCATTCCCAACGCCGGTACAGATCTGTGGCTGCAGCCCCCGTTTTACTGCGATTACGGGAGTAATATCATCTTTGGCGACAGGGTATTCTTTAATTTCAATTGTGTAGTGCTGGATGTTACCTATGTCAGGATCGGCAGCAGGACCCTTTTTGGCCCCAACGTTCAGATTTATACTGCCACGCATCCTATTGATCCTGTTACAAGGGCGTCGGGCGTGGAATTCGCCAAGCCGATCACGATCGGGGAGGATGTGTGGGTAGGAGGCAGCGCAGTGATCAATCCGGGCGTAACGATCGGCGACCGTACCATTATCGGGGCAGGGAGTGTTGTTACGAAAGATATTCCTGCGGATGTGTTCGCAGCCGGGAATCCCTGCCGCGTAATCCGGTCGCTGTTACAGGATTAA
- a CDS encoding SDR family NAD(P)-dependent oxidoreductase: MKKLDHKVAFVTGGSRGIGAAVVERLASEGAKVAFTYVNGKEKAEALVGNLGQAGFTVTAFQADSAKRGEISAAMKQVVANWGKLDIVVNNAGIYIGKPFEQHIMEDYDQTMAVNVGAVVEACLFASQKMEQSGRIITIGSNMADKVPAAGGTLYSMSKSALVGLTKGLARDLGGRGITVNLVQPGSTNTDMNPENSEHADFQRNLMAIPAYGKPAQIAALVAYLADPESGFSTGGIFTVDGGANC, encoded by the coding sequence ATGAAAAAATTGGATCACAAAGTTGCTTTTGTAACAGGCGGAAGCAGGGGGATTGGCGCGGCAGTCGTGGAACGTCTTGCCAGCGAAGGTGCCAAAGTTGCATTCACTTATGTAAATGGAAAGGAGAAAGCGGAGGCGCTGGTCGGTAACCTTGGTCAGGCCGGATTCACGGTGACTGCTTTCCAGGCGGATAGTGCAAAAAGAGGCGAAATCAGTGCTGCGATGAAGCAGGTTGTTGCCAACTGGGGCAAGCTGGATATTGTCGTGAACAATGCGGGTATTTACATCGGAAAGCCGTTTGAGCAACATATCATGGAGGATTATGACCAGACAATGGCGGTCAATGTCGGCGCTGTTGTGGAGGCTTGTTTGTTTGCGTCGCAGAAAATGGAGCAATCCGGGCGGATTATTACCATCGGCAGCAATATGGCAGATAAGGTGCCGGCGGCTGGCGGAACACTCTATTCGATGAGCAAGTCGGCGCTTGTCGGGCTTACAAAAGGGCTTGCGAGGGATTTGGGGGGCAGAGGGATTACCGTCAACCTGGTGCAGCCCGGATCTACAAACACGGATATGAACCCGGAAAATTCTGAACATGCCGATTTTCAGCGTAACCTGATGGCGATCCCCGCTTATGGTAAGCCCGCTCAAATCGCGGCTCTTGTTGCCTATCTCGCTGATCCGGAAAGCGGGTTCTCAACCGGCGGGATCTTTACCGTGGACGGAGGAGCTAACTGCTGA
- a CDS encoding cation:proton antiporter produces the protein MISLLLVDLSLPLKNPVIIFSVVLFIILFAPILFNRIKVPHIIGLIISGMIVGPYGLNLLSRDSSIVLFGTVGLLYIMFLAGLEIDLAEFRKNRNKIVVFGLLTFVLPLVSGTLASYYILGYGFLSSLLLASMFSTHTLVSYPIASKYGVTRNRAINMTVGGTMITDILALLILAGVAGMSKGDVSPAFWFRLGFSFIVFVAVVLLLFPVICRWFFKRFDDSISQYIFVLAMVFLASFLAELAGVEAIIGAFFSGLVLNRFVPHSSPLNNRIDFVGNALFIPFFLISVGMLVDISVLFKGWGAFKVAGVILVVALASKYLAAWLTQKIFRLSADEGLMIFGLSASHAAATLAIILVGYNIIVGESALGEPIRLLDEDVLNGTIVLILVSCGVSSFVVEKASKKLALLQEEEVSEDSSSDTDEKILVSLSYPDMIADMVDFGIMLKMKQSAVPLYGLHIVTDEDQKHDSASHGKKILNKAVEHASASENTLIPLTRYDANISNGITYTIKEQHITDVVIGLHQDTDHKTFLGPKIENIVKRIFETIYIYKPAQPFNTLTRIVVAVPPAASTEPGFLHWLSKLVSFGKMSSLPIHFYASAQTIKATKSIISRKSGTVEAQFSIFNEWDDFLIFSRELKINDLFVIISARKASPSYLPQLEKLPYYLSHYFHQQSLILIYPKQLESGINMSDIEQADSALIETLSDKLGSLGKAARYLRRMLGDK, from the coding sequence ATGATTTCTTTGCTTTTAGTCGACCTTTCACTGCCCCTTAAAAACCCGGTCATCATCTTCTCGGTGGTGCTTTTTATCATTCTTTTTGCCCCTATTCTTTTCAACCGGATCAAAGTACCGCACATTATCGGCCTGATCATTTCGGGGATGATCGTGGGCCCCTACGGATTGAACCTGCTGAGCCGCGATAGCAGCATCGTACTGTTCGGGACGGTGGGCTTGCTTTATATTATGTTCCTGGCCGGACTCGAAATCGATCTGGCGGAGTTCAGAAAAAACCGTAATAAAATCGTCGTTTTTGGACTTTTAACGTTTGTGCTGCCGCTCGTTTCGGGCACACTGGCGAGTTACTATATACTGGGTTACGGCTTTCTCTCCTCTCTGCTGCTGGCCAGTATGTTCTCAACCCACACGCTGGTCTCCTATCCGATCGCGAGTAAGTACGGCGTGACCCGCAACCGGGCGATCAATATGACTGTCGGCGGCACGATGATCACCGATATTCTCGCACTTTTAATCCTCGCCGGAGTGGCCGGAATGTCCAAGGGGGACGTTTCACCGGCATTCTGGTTTCGGCTCGGGTTTTCTTTTATCGTCTTTGTCGCGGTCGTCCTTTTGCTTTTCCCTGTTATCTGCCGGTGGTTTTTCAAGCGTTTTGACGATAGTATCTCGCAATACATATTCGTGCTGGCGATGGTCTTTCTTGCCTCTTTCCTTGCTGAGCTCGCGGGGGTCGAGGCCATTATCGGCGCGTTTTTTTCGGGACTTGTATTGAACCGGTTCGTTCCGCATTCTTCCCCTCTGAATAACCGGATCGATTTTGTAGGTAATGCGTTATTCATCCCATTCTTCCTGATCAGCGTAGGGATGCTGGTGGATATCAGTGTTTTGTTCAAAGGCTGGGGCGCATTTAAGGTAGCTGGCGTAATCCTGGTCGTCGCACTCGCAAGTAAATATCTTGCTGCATGGCTTACGCAAAAAATATTCAGGCTTTCGGCTGATGAAGGTTTGATGATCTTTGGTTTGAGCGCCTCGCACGCAGCCGCTACCCTGGCCATCATTCTAGTGGGATACAATATTATAGTAGGCGAATCGGCACTGGGTGAGCCGATCCGTCTCCTGGATGAGGACGTTCTGAATGGTACGATCGTATTGATCCTGGTGAGCTGCGGCGTAAGCTCGTTTGTTGTAGAAAAAGCTTCGAAAAAACTGGCGCTGTTGCAGGAAGAGGAAGTTTCCGAGGATTCCAGCTCTGATACCGACGAGAAAATACTAGTCTCCCTGTCCTATCCGGACATGATTGCAGATATGGTCGATTTCGGGATTATGCTGAAAATGAAACAGAGTGCCGTGCCACTTTACGGACTGCATATTGTAACTGACGAAGACCAGAAGCATGACTCGGCTTCGCACGGCAAAAAAATACTTAATAAAGCCGTAGAGCACGCGAGCGCATCCGAAAACACCTTGATACCCCTCACCCGCTACGACGCCAATATCAGCAATGGCATCACCTACACTATTAAAGAACAGCATATTACCGACGTGGTGATCGGGCTGCACCAGGATACAGACCATAAAACCTTTCTTGGCCCGAAAATCGAAAATATCGTTAAACGGATTTTTGAAACGATTTATATATACAAACCGGCCCAGCCGTTCAATACACTCACCAGGATCGTGGTAGCTGTACCGCCGGCTGCCAGCACCGAGCCGGGATTTTTGCACTGGCTCAGCAAGCTGGTATCGTTCGGGAAAATGAGTTCATTGCCCATTCATTTCTACGCGTCGGCTCAGACGATTAAAGCTACCAAAAGCATTATTTCGCGAAAAAGCGGAACGGTCGAAGCGCAATTCAGCATTTTCAACGAGTGGGACGATTTTCTGATTTTTTCGCGAGAATTAAAAATAAACGACCTTTTCGTGATTATTTCCGCAAGAAAAGCCTCGCCCTCCTACCTTCCCCAATTGGAGAAGCTGCCGTATTACCTGTCCCACTATTTCCACCAGCAGAGCCTGATCCTGATCTATCCGAAACAGCTTGAATCAGGTATTAACATGAGTGATATCGAGCAGGCAGACAGTGCGCTTATCGAAACGCTGTCGGACAAGCTGGGGTCGCTGGGTAAGGCGGCCAGGTACCTGCGGCGGATGCTGGGAGATAAATAA
- a CDS encoding DUF4256 domain-containing protein, with the protein MKNDKKQLSEDQAAMLLETLKARFEKNKNRHKGIDWVKVQEKLEASPEKLWILDEMEVTGGEPDVIGYDQKAGHYIFCDCATESPKERRSLCYDRAAWEARKANKPENTAMDVAAEMGIEILNEEQYNELQQLGEFDLKTSSWLQTPANVRKLGGAIFGDRRFGRVFIYHNGADSYYAARGFRGLLKV; encoded by the coding sequence ATGAAAAACGATAAAAAACAATTGTCCGAAGACCAGGCTGCCATGCTGCTGGAAACATTGAAAGCGCGTTTCGAAAAAAACAAAAACCGCCACAAAGGTATTGACTGGGTGAAAGTTCAGGAAAAGCTGGAAGCCAGCCCCGAAAAGTTATGGATACTGGATGAAATGGAAGTTACCGGTGGTGAGCCGGATGTCATCGGATACGATCAAAAAGCCGGGCATTATATCTTTTGCGATTGTGCAACCGAAAGTCCGAAAGAACGCAGAAGCCTGTGCTACGACCGTGCTGCCTGGGAAGCCAGAAAAGCCAATAAACCGGAAAATACAGCGATGGATGTGGCGGCGGAAATGGGTATCGAGATTCTGAATGAGGAACAATACAATGAATTACAGCAGCTTGGCGAGTTCGACCTGAAAACTTCCAGCTGGTTGCAAACACCTGCTAACGTCAGAAAGCTGGGAGGCGCTATCTTCGGTGACCGCCGTTTCGGCAGGGTTTTCATCTATCACAACGGCGCCGACTCCTACTACGCCGCCAGAGGCTTCCGCGGCCTGCTGAAAGTATAA
- a CDS encoding SRPBCC domain-containing protein, with the protein MERKTKVHAEEGKQEIVITREFDLPLALLFKAYVEPDIVSQWMGTKVLKLENKKHGAYQFETSDPQGNVMVRMNGVFPEFIPDQKITRTFEMENTPASAIRFAVQLEFLEFEKITADTSKLTMQIVYKSVELRDQMLKMPFAQGLNMAHNRLQQILNNLK; encoded by the coding sequence ATGGAAAGAAAAACAAAAGTGCATGCCGAAGAAGGCAAACAGGAAATTGTAATTACTAGAGAGTTTGATCTGCCCCTGGCGCTACTGTTTAAGGCTTATGTTGAGCCGGATATTGTGTCGCAATGGATGGGAACGAAGGTTCTGAAACTCGAAAATAAGAAGCACGGCGCTTATCAGTTCGAAACTTCCGATCCGCAGGGAAATGTGATGGTCCGCATGAACGGGGTTTTCCCTGAATTTATCCCCGACCAAAAAATCACGCGCACATTTGAAATGGAAAATACGCCCGCTTCGGCGATCCGATTCGCTGTGCAACTTGAATTTTTAGAATTTGAAAAAATAACAGCAGATACCAGTAAACTGACCATGCAAATCGTGTATAAATCGGTAGAACTCAGGGATCAGATGTTAAAAATGCCTTTTGCACAGGGTCTTAATATGGCACACAACAGACTACAGCAAATCCTGAACAATTTAAAATAA